The following coding sequences lie in one Paenibacillus durus ATCC 35681 genomic window:
- a CDS encoding DNA glycosylase AlkZ-like family protein encodes MNGVNSLLISYDVSKRQAAHFLLKHQRLGPYRLPGGKASVYQYIRHVNCIQYDPLNITGHNHELVLQARIPGFTPGLAQELLYKDRLLLDGWDKNMSIFCTEDWPYFRRLRERAAQRHGSNEAVMALVHKVRAEIAARGPLSSLDLDFKDKVDWAWAPARLSRAALESMYYWGELSIHHRVHTRRYYDFTAKLLPEDLLAEPEPNRAEESYHDWYVLRRIGAIGLLWNRSGDGWLGISGLKSGERAAAIRRLLLADSIREVRVEGIKPPLYVRTSDASDLETILNGRPGDNPFETGHYATALAPLDNLIWDRELIRQLFGFQYRWEVYKPAEERTYGYYVLPLLYNDRFAARFEPVLDRTSGDLIIRNWWWEAEEGPHISGLLEAAKSAVSSLALSLGAIRITAAPPVAAQSGIEEWNE; translated from the coding sequence ATGAACGGAGTGAACTCGCTCTTGATAAGCTATGACGTATCCAAGCGCCAGGCTGCGCATTTTCTTCTAAAGCATCAACGGCTCGGCCCATACCGCCTGCCAGGCGGGAAAGCAAGCGTGTACCAGTACATCCGACATGTCAACTGTATCCAGTACGACCCCCTGAATATAACCGGCCATAATCACGAGCTTGTGCTACAAGCTCGCATCCCCGGCTTTACGCCAGGGTTGGCACAAGAGCTGCTATATAAGGACAGGCTGCTCCTCGACGGCTGGGACAAGAACATGTCGATCTTTTGCACGGAAGATTGGCCATATTTTCGCAGACTAAGGGAACGCGCAGCCCAGCGGCACGGCTCCAATGAAGCCGTGATGGCGCTTGTCCACAAGGTTCGCGCGGAGATTGCGGCGCGCGGTCCGCTCTCCTCGCTCGATTTGGACTTTAAAGACAAAGTGGACTGGGCCTGGGCTCCCGCCAGGCTGTCCCGCGCGGCGCTGGAGAGCATGTATTATTGGGGAGAGCTGTCCATCCATCACCGGGTTCACACCCGCCGCTATTATGATTTTACGGCAAAGCTGCTGCCGGAAGATCTTCTTGCCGAACCGGAGCCTAACAGGGCGGAAGAATCGTACCATGACTGGTATGTGCTGCGGAGAATTGGAGCAATCGGCCTGCTGTGGAACAGGTCCGGCGATGGCTGGCTGGGAATAAGCGGTCTCAAGAGCGGGGAGCGCGCCGCCGCAATCCGGCGGCTGCTGCTTGCCGATTCCATCAGGGAAGTGAGGGTGGAAGGCATCAAGCCGCCGCTTTATGTTCGAACCTCCGACGCCTCTGATCTGGAAACGATTCTGAACGGCAGGCCCGGCGATAATCCATTCGAAACCGGACATTATGCCACGGCTTTGGCCCCTCTCGACAATTTAATCTGGGACAGAGAGCTTATTCGTCAGCTGTTCGGCTTTCAGTACCGGTGGGAGGTGTACAAGCCCGCTGAGGAACGCACTTATGGTTACTACGTGCTGCCGCTGCTCTATAATGACCGTTTTGCCGCCAGATTCGAGCCGGTTCTGGACAGAACGTCCGGTGATCTTATCATCCGGAACTGGTGGTGGGAAGCCGAAGAGGGTCCTCATATATCCGGCTTGCTGGAGGCAGCGAAATCCGCGGTTTCCTCGCTTGCCCTCTCCTTAGGTGCAATCAGAATAACGGCGGCGCCCCCTGTGGCGGCCCAGAGCGGCATTGAAGAATGGAATGAATAA
- a CDS encoding IS3 family transposase (programmed frameshift), with the protein MEQKKFTAFDKLTILQEIKQGFLGVKAAARKFGVTKNSIVKWRRRYELYGYEGLEVRTHNRTYSAELKLQAVKDYLEGALSQYQIIEKYRIASCTQLANWIKKYNGHSNSFTADSGGTKAMTKGRATTWQERIDIVLYCLANGQDYTKAASHFQVSYQQVYGWVKKYQVGGEEALRDGRGRTKAPEELTDADRYKLAMKKLEYENERLRAEKCFPKKVRGTRKEGTLSSVRQENLYLAIQAVQQEESCSIRLLCAIAGIARSSYYKWLNRKPSGREAENEKLTQSMLHLYEKVERTFGYRQLTLHLRRQMDKPLNAKRVYRLMRLQGIQSVIRRKRKKYANSTPQQVAENVLNRNFKADAPNQKWVTDVTEFKYGNGKKAYLSAILDLHDKSIVSYVLGHSNNNPLVFETLESALQATPESHPLLHSDRGFQYTSLDFKKMLDKAEMKQSMSRVGCCIDNGPMESFWGTLKCEKYYLHTYRTFEELRKDIDDYIHFYNNERLQAKLNGLSPMEFRTKAA; encoded by the exons ATGGAACAAAAGAAGTTTACGGCATTCGATAAATTGACGATCCTCCAAGAAATTAAACAGGGATTCCTTGGAGTGAAGGCTGCTGCTCGGAAGTTTGGAGTCACCAAGAACTCTATCGTGAAATGGCGGCGAAGGTATGAGTTGTACGGTTACGAGGGTCTGGAAGTCCGGACCCACAACCGAACGTATTCCGCTGAGCTTAAACTTCAAGCGGTGAAAGATTATTTGGAAGGGGCATTGTCGCAATATCAAATTATTGAGAAGTACCGGATTGCGAGCTGCACCCAACTCGCGAACTGGATTAAGAAGTATAATGGTCATAGCAACAGCTTTACAGCTGACTCAGGAGGAACTAAGGCTATGACCAAAGGACGTGCAACAACATGGCAGGAGAGGATCGACATTGTGCTGTACTGCCTTGCAAACGGACAAGATTACACGAAGGCGGCAAGCCATTTCCAGGTGTCTTACCAGCAAGTATACGGTTGGGTAAAGAAGTACCAAGTCGGTGGAGAGGAAGCCCTGCGGGACGGCAGAGGACGCACCAAGGCGCCGGAAGAGCTCACAGATGCCGATCGCTACAAACTCGCCATGAAGAAGCTAGAATATGAAAATGAACGGCTTCGTGCGGAGA AATGCTTTCCTAAAAAAGTTAGAGGAACTCGAAAGGAGGGGACATTAAGTTCCGTTCGTCAGGAGAACCTCTACCTGGCCATTCAGGCTGTACAGCAAGAGGAATCCTGCTCCATCCGGCTTTTATGTGCCATCGCAGGGATAGCACGGTCCAGTTACTACAAATGGCTGAATCGCAAACCCAGTGGCCGAGAGGCTGAAAATGAGAAACTCACACAGTCCATGCTCCACTTGTACGAGAAGGTAGAACGGACTTTTGGGTACCGTCAATTAACCCTGCATTTGCGAAGACAGATGGACAAACCGCTTAACGCAAAGCGAGTGTACCGTCTCATGAGACTCCAAGGCATCCAGTCCGTCATCCGCAGAAAGAGAAAGAAGTATGCAAACTCCACACCTCAGCAGGTCGCAGAGAATGTGCTGAACCGTAACTTCAAGGCAGACGCTCCAAACCAAAAATGGGTCACGGATGTCACAGAATTCAAATACGGGAACGGGAAAAAGGCGTATTTAAGCGCCATATTAGACCTGCACGATAAGTCGATTGTTTCCTACGTGCTGGGCCATTCCAATAATAATCCGCTGGTCTTTGAGACGTTGGAGTCTGCCTTACAGGCCACGCCAGAGAGCCATCCACTACTCCACAGCGACCGTGGGTTTCAGTATACCTCTTTGGACTTTAAGAAGATGCTAGACAAAGCGGAAATGAAACAAAGTATGTCCCGAGTGGGCTGCTGTATCGATAACGGACCGATGGAATCCTTCTGGGGGACATTGAAATGCGAGAAGTACTATCTGCATACCTACCGAACCTTTGAAGAACTCCGAAAGGACATTGATGACTACATTCACTTTTACAATAACGAGCGGTTACAGGCAAAATTAAACGGCCTCAGTCCTATGGAATTCAGGACCAAGGCCGCTTAA